The region TGGTACCTCCGTTCGTCGACGCTCTCACCATATTAAAACCGCACTGGGGTCTGTTGCACGGAGTCATCATGGTGCCCACGGGCATCCTGGCGGCCTGCTGCTACCTGCTGCCAGAGTCACCCGCCTGGCTCCTGGACATCTGGGACGTGCAGCGTGCTCAGGAGGGCGTCCTGGAGGCAGCCATCCTCAACGGATTGGACACCGCCAAGGCAGCGGCCACCTTTCGAGCAATTCTCGTTAGACTGGTACAGCTAGATCAGAGCCCCCACTCGTCAACGGGGCTTGTCGCCACCGACGGCCCCGTGCAGTCCGTGAAGATGCGTCGCCGGGCGGCGTCGGTGTTCCTCACCAGGCTGACGCTCAGCGCCGTCTACTTCCCCCTGGTGGTGAAGGGGCGCGCTCCTGGCTACTACTGGTTGGCGGTACATGCGCTGCTGCTGGCGGCGTCCTACGTGGCCGTCGGCTGGGTCATGGTCAACCGCGGACTCCGTAACACGCTGATCATACTGCTGGTCGTCGTGTGCGCCTTCTCCGCCTTCCAGACGCTGCTGATGTCCGTCAGTGGCCTCCAGCTGGCCATTCCTGTGGTGGACGCTGCTCTCAAGGTCGCGCTGTCGGGCGCCACGAGCGTCGTCCTGTGCTACTCAGCCGAAGTGTTCCCCACGaggatccgctgtgctggtgtGAGTGCCTCGATGTTCTTCGGTTCCGTCGGGTCGGTCCTGGGCTTCCTCGTGCACGCGTTGAGCAGCGCAAAAGCAGGCGTCTTGTTCCACGCCACCGCGGCCATCTTGACCGCCCTGAGCGTCTTCGCGGTGCACTGGCTTCCTGAGGTCCTAGTCGAGACGCGGAAGACTAAGCGTCACTCGGCACCTGTCAGCGCCCAGGAGCGCAAGGAAGCCCTCAAGCGGTCACTGGCGCTGCCTGTCGACGACGCCAAGAGGAGGAGACGGCGCAAGGGGCAAATGAAGAAGCCAACTAAGTCGCCGGCCTAAGAAAGGGCACATCTTTAATGCACAGCAGATGCTCACACAGTGGTGAAGCCAATAGAGACTCGTATTGAAAGCAGAATAGGTGCAATGCCATTTGAAACTTGATATCTTGACACCGATTAAGCAGTGTCAGTGAACATGTTTGTATAACTTATTGCTCTCCTTCTGTCTCAAGTGTGTTATTGTTGACACTCTAATTTTATGattccactatatatatatatatatatatatatatatatatatatatatatatatatatatatatatacaaaattgCATATAGATATGCAAGTTTGAGGGGGAGGACGGGAAAGCAATGATCAGAACAACAATGGTGTTAACTGGGTTAATGGTTGCCAAGGCAATACATTGATTGCCTACGTATAGATTTCAATTATCACGCAATGCGGGCTGCTGGCTTGTTATTTTTAGTTTCTACATTTTAAATTGTTTTTGTCACACGgtcttgagtgagtgagtgagtcccaagtcgggaccggcaggtctagtcCACCGGCCCGGTTGCGGGCACActggacagccaggatttgcttgtctagagcggggctacgcagaagagAGTCCCATTCCTCCTTGCTGAagttggggtatctcgacccgcactcctaGAGCAtttgtgctagagtggaggtctgcccgcaggacgggcaggcgtcgtcgcgatatataTACGTCGGGGTAAACTTCGTGTAGAACGGCCAGacggtggaaagacccttctagacatgtagattttcgtaacctcgttgtgagtagcgggagcatccctgtgccCATAGGGGGGAGGGGAGTCTGCGCTATTTACAGAGGAAGCGCgatcggtgaggtcgcgcgcagcctcgtgagcagactcaatGAAGTTCGGGGGAGCActctcgaccgaccctacgtgagcgggaaaccagtaaATCGAATGATGCTTGAAAGCATCCGGACTCGAGGCGCTAAGAAGAccagcagcttgctcggcgatgcgacccttctcaAAAgtcctaactgccgttttggaatcgctagaGATCTGGGACCCACGACCGTCttgcagggcgagggcgatggtggcttgctcggcgacttcggggtctcaAGTCCGAATCGAAGCGTTATTGGAAatcttgccgctggagtcgaccacgacgacggcaaaggtcttcccatcgctgtactccgcggcatcgacgaagcttgctctgatgtcatgttgcttgatctgtttgaggatcGCTACTGCTCTGGCCTTGCGTCTGCTCTcattgtggacgggatggacgtttcgggGCACGGGATCCACTTCGAACTTGTATCGAATGCACCTTGTGATCGAGGTACTGACCCTCGAGGATCCCGCAGgggggtaacccagctcttcgaggatgcgtttacctgccgttGTGGTAATCAGgtgagcgagttgcgcgcgttcttgggcttcagCAATCTCCttggcggtgttgtgtacccccagcttgaggagatcctcggtatgggtcctaatgggtagccggAGAGCCCTTTTTCCTACATTGCGGATGAGagcgttgagcttgtctcgctccgctctgagccagttgtgcatagaaatcgtgtacgtgaagtggcgtAGTACGAAGACTGATCAGGCTGAGGAGATCGGCTTCCTTGATCCTTGATGCCTCGGTGTCTGTCTTCGATTCTGCGAACTGTCTTGTAAAACAAAAAACCACAGCCTTTTACTTAGACGTAGGTAGTGTTTTCAAGGTATACCTTGACtgaaaaattccttttttttatacCACAG is a window of Dermacentor silvarum isolate Dsil-2018 chromosome 4, BIME_Dsil_1.4, whole genome shotgun sequence DNA encoding:
- the LOC119449084 gene encoding beta-alanine transporter gives rise to the protein MKNCDARPYLQRGGEALRARLGQAYISLRAQGSRYGGRHKSASYMSTAPCQSWDYDIANRSDSIVSRFGLVCDRQYRLYLGIGVFVVISGLVTPVLGFASDRVGRRPVTLASVIVLLVGTVGNSVAGTFAFYVSTRTVVLATVNAVFMLIFILLYEVTGKEWRLVFTLLVTAVGMTVVPPFVDALTILKPHWGLLHGVIMVPTGILAACCYLLPESPAWLLDIWDVQRAQEGVLEAAILNGLDTAKAAATFRAILVRLVQLDQSPHSSTGLVATDGPVQSVKMRRRAASVFLTRLTLSAVYFPLVVKGRAPGYYWLAVHALLLAASYVAVGWVMVNRGLRNTLIILLVVVCAFSAFQTLLMSVSGLQLAIPVVDAALKVALSGATSVVLCYSAEVFPTRIRCAGVSASMFFGSVGSVLGFLVHALSSAKAGVLFHATAAILTALSVFAVHWLPEVLVETRKTKRHSAPVSAQERKEALKRSLALPVDDAKRRRRRKGQMKKPTKSPA